Genomic window (Rosa chinensis cultivar Old Blush chromosome 6, RchiOBHm-V2, whole genome shotgun sequence):
TAGATGACAATTGTCAatctatttagttttttttattaactATACCAAACTTAATCTAACCATGCTGTTTGTTTTAAACTAAAACGATAAAGTGCTTTTACAAATTTGGATTTTCTATATTAATCATGCGCTTTTTATCACACgtgctttatttacaaatttgaatttacttatttattgcTCCTTGTCTGTTTAGACCTATCATAAGCATTGACATAAGCGTAGGATTGAAAATATAGAGTATGCATTGATCATTCTGATAAAGCACCCGACTTGGAAGATCTTGTTAGAGGAGGAAGACATTGAGACTTTCCTTTACTTTCATTCTAGATGAGTTGCTAAGCAATTCTTTTATATTACGGGGCCCTGCATTTCAGTCAATTTATTGCATACAAGTTTAGCAACATCAAACACTAGTCTCGTGGCATTGACTGGGTAGGTCATGTGATATGCATATGACTTAAATGAATCCAGGCATATAAACatggaaaaataaaagttgGAACCTTTTCTCTTCTTGCATGATTATATTTCCTCTAGTTGcttgtgtttatatatttttttattggtacATTACAGGTGTTATTGAAGTATTAGTGAACAGTGGAAGACAAATTGATGCAGTTAACCTGGCTTTTGCATTCGAACTGACAGAGCAGTTCTCTCCTGTGCCTTTGCTAAAGTCCTACTTGAAGGAGGCAAGAAAAGCTTCTTCACCAGTCAAACCTGGGAATGCATCTCCTACTGCACAGGTGTGTTTCTAAGTTTCATATACTCTAAGTAGTAATTTCTATTTAGCATGTAGTAGTTTGTGATCAGGAGGAAAGGTGTGGAAACAAAGCCCCATAAGGATGTCCAAGAATAATAACGTAATTTGTTTCCTCTCCCAATTCATCTATATTTTGTTTGTCTTGTTTCATCAGTGTCATATGAAGTTGAACTTATCTTCCACTATTTAATTATAACCTGGTATAGCACTGATGCCTGATGGCTTCGCTAGATAAGTATCGTGTTTGTCAATGCAAATGTATACATAAtgatacatcattgtttcagaATGAGGTGAGCGAGAGAGAGCTGACTGCTCTTAAGGCGGTGATCAAGTCCATTGAGGAGCATAAGCTTGAGGAGCAGTATCCAGTGGATCCACTCCAAAGACGGGTTGTTCAGCTGGAAAAGGCCAAGGCAGACAAGAAGAGGGTAACTGAAGCTGCAAAGCCTCAACCCAAGAGACCTCGTGCTAATGGTGTCGGATATGGCCCCCGGGTCACTAATGTTGTTGCAGAGAAGACTTTCTATCCTAGAGTCGCTGATAATAGGTACCCACAGTACGTTTATGACAGACAGTTTGTTTACCCCGGACCTGCTGACAACCACTGCCCATCTGTCCTGGGTTCTGCTACTTACAACATGCCCCCTGCTCATGGCAACTACTTTGCAACTGGCTACCAGTATCAGCCTGCGTATCTTCACTAATTTGATGGCCAAAAAAGTGACTATGATCCTCTCAGGTTTAACGGTTAGTCATTAACCCTTTGAGTTCCAatcatgtatgaatgatattagTATctaaaaagacccaaaaaaaaagaaaaaaaaagtctgtTAATTTGTTAGTTGGATGTTTAAGAAGATACTTTGATCCGCTAATATATGtactttgttttccttttgtatATGTTTTTGCTTGATCTCCATTGTATTTGAGTTTGACTGCAACGCACGGGAATAGCAAATTTTTCAGCTTCACAAGCTTTGAAAACCTCCATCGAGGCCAAAACTTTCTTATGAAGCCATGAGATTGACAATTTTAAACAGGCCGAGACAGCTCTTGTTGATCTGGGGTTAACGACAAGTGCTAATCTCAGTAAGACCTCCCAAAGGTTCATACGAGAAAGGGCGGATTTGAAATGATATTTGACCTCCAATTACCACTCAAAACAGTCTGAATATGAACCCTTAGCGGTGCTCTAAAATCTTGAAACTTCGAAATTATTAGATTGCAAACTTTTGTCGTATGATTTCACCTAATTTTCTGATCCGTATTCTGAAGCACTGTAAAACACTCTTAGGTGGTGTTTGTTACACGGGATTGGACATCCTTATCTAGTCTAATCTCAGTTATCCCATGTTTGGCAGCAAGGAGGACTCTTTTTAATGAGACTCCACAGTCCCAAATACACCCCCAACACCTTCTaccacaaacccaccaaaaaccATGGGATTCTGGAAGACTGGAAGCCACTCTCACTCGATCTTCTCTTCCTTTCTGTTCGTCGTTCTCTCATCATTGTCAACCTGCAATTCCACCCCGCCCCATCTATTACACTGATGAAAGAATCTAAAACACaagaaacaaaatcacaaaCGACTCCAAGACCTCCGCATCAGAAATAGCATATCGTAGAATGATTGGGTCTGAGTTCGCCGACAAGCTTCTGCAAATTGAAAGCTGAGAAGAAACCAAACTGAATGATTGGGAATCTGATGATTGCAAAGGTAATGAATCAATGAAAGATCGTATTTTGAGAATTGGGTATTGGATGTTTTGTTGTTTGCATAGATGGGTATTGATTGGAATTGCATAATTttggatttgggtgaaggattTCAATTCTGGAAGTTGAATTTGTCTGGGAAGAACTGTAGGCACCTTGGCTTGACTGGAAACCCAGATCCCTTGACGAAGAACGCGGACACCTTGGCTTGACTGGAAGAGAAATTGGGTATGCCTTTGATCTGAGAAGTTTGAGAGAACTTGTTGATGGTGTTGCAGGTCTGTGGTGTTGGTGGAGTCTGGGTCTTTGTGTTAGTGTTATTAGTCCCTCCAGCACCAAACATGAGTCAGGACATAGTAAAGCATAAGCCCAACTTGAGGAGTTCAGGACAGTTATAGAAATTAAGGCAGGGTATGACAATCCTAGGAAACAAACATCACCTTATTGCATTTGTGTTCCAATGGAGTGTGTGAGAGAGGTTGGGTTGGGTTAGCTTAAAATCTTTATTAAAGATAAAACGACGACGTTCTTCTAGTCCGACGGCCACGTGTCATCATGCAAATCATGTATGTCGTACGACCCTTTTCTTAGCGTCGTAACGAACTCTTTCCCCTCCCAACCACCCAATCACTCTCAAAACAAAAAGGTTCTCTATTTCCCTCCCTCATTTACCCCAAACCAATTCAAAATCCCGCGAAATACAGATGAGGATTGCCGAGATATCAACGCCGGAGCTCCGGCAAAGCCACAACGACTCCCCCTCCCAATCGCAACCGCATCAGCATCAGCATCTGATCTCCCAGATCGAATCCTCAATCAAGCAAACCGAGAACCTCTCCCCTGAAAACCTCTTACCTGACACAGTTTCCGGCGATCTCCGGCGAGCCTTGACTCAATTGAGCCACCACGCTCCATTCCCCAACTCTCTGAAGCTCGTGATCTGGAAACTCAGTTACCGCCTCTGGAACGCCTGCGTCGATCTCTCCAACACCACCTCCCTCCGCTCCCTCCCTTCCTCCAAAGCCGAAGAGCACGCCAAGCTCCGCCACATCGCCGCCGACCTACTCTGCGTCGCTGGTGAAGTGTCCGGAGTTCCTTCCCCGGCAATCAAGTCTGCCTCCTTCTACCACAAGACCGGAGTCAAATGGCACGAGCTCCGCAAATTCGACCTCGCTTCGTCGTGCTTCGAGAAAGCGACCGATCTCCTCTCGAAGATCGAAATCAGCACGGTCTCCGACTCCGAAGAGAAGAAGCTATTTCTGGATTTGAGTATCGCCAGGTCAAGAACCGCCTGGGAAGTATCGGACCGGAAGCTCGCGGTGGCGCTGCTGAACCGGGCCAAGAACTTGCTATTCGGGTCGCCGGATCACTACAAAACCCTAGCCAATCAGTACTCGATGTTCGGAAAGAGCGCGCTGTCCAATAGCGAGAGTATTTCTCTGAACGAAGCATTGAAGCTCATGAACGAGGCTCTGGAGCTATACGAGAACGGATTGCGCGCGGCGAGGACACGCGACGAGACGGTGGATCTCAAGACGTTAAGGTCGAAGACGCTCCGGTTCATCTCGGCCGTTCATTTGCAGATGAACGAGTTCGAGAGCGTGATCAAATGCGTGAGGGTGTTGAGAGAGGGAGACGCAGGTGATCAGCACCCTAGCCTTCCGGTGATGGCGATGAAGGCCTGGTTGGGGCTGGGGAAGTACGGCGAGGCCGAGAAGGAGCTCAGGGGCATGGTTGTAAATGAAGGCATTCCTGAGGGCGCTTGGGTGTCGGCGGTGGAGGCCTACTTTGAGTCGGCCGGGACGGCTGGAGCAGAGACGGCGAAGGGAGTATTTTTGGGGCTGCTTGGGAGGTGCCACGTCAGCGCCAGCGCAGCGGTTAGGGTTTCTCACAGGGTTCTTGGGGAGAGTTGCAGCGAGGGATCAAAAGTGAGGGCTAGGGTGGTGTCGGAGCTTGTATCTGATGACAGAGTGGTGGCTATCTTCTCCGGTGAGGCAGCTGCGAAGCAGAGGACTGCAATGCATTCTGTGCTTTGGAATTGGTAAGGTTCTGTGTTCTGTTGCTTGTGAAACTTTGGGGCTTTTAGTCTTTAAATTGCTTCTGTTTGATTTAGGCTTTCAATTCAATCGTTTTGTAATCTGAATTTTACAGTGCTGCTGATCATTTCCGGCTAAAGGATTATGTAACAAGTGCAGACCTGTTTGAGAAAGCAATGCTTTATATTCCATTCGACATAGAGAATCGAATTCTCCGAGCCAAGGGCTTCAGAGTTTTGTGTCTCTGCCACCTAGGTCTTTCCCACCTTGATCAAGCTCAAGAATACATTAACGAGGCTGAAAAGGTTTGCATTATATAGCTACTGGTTGAAGTTTTTGTCCAAATGGAGATTTAGTTTTTCTACTTATTAATAGCACCTTTGTTTCTGCAGCTTGAACCTAACATAGCTTCAGCTTTCCTAAAGGTACCTCCCATAGCTTCCTCTGCTTATTATTGCTGTGGCATCTGATTATTAGTACTTTGCAACTTCACTCATGCTCTGTTTTTATGCAGTACAAGATTTATCTTCAGAAGAAAGACCAGGATGGGGCTATTACTCAGATTCAGGCAATGACAACCTGCCTTGATTTTATGCCAGACTTTCTCTCCCTTGCAGCCCATGAAGCTGTTGCCTGCCGTGCTCTTTCCATTGCTGTTGCTGCTCTATCAAGTCTGCTGAACTTTTATGCCCCAGGAAAATCCATGCCAACAAGTGAAGTCGTAGTTCTGCGCACCTTGGTCACAATCCTTACTCAGGAACCTGGGAATGAGCTTGAAGCCCTCAAGTTTGTTAAGCGTGTTCATAATCGGGCATCTGAGCTTGGACCTAATTGCTTTTTTGGGACAGGGGAGGTTGGAAAACGGGAAAGGAATTGGTTTGCTGTGACTTCATGGAACCTTGGGACGAAAACTGGCACTGAGAAAAAGTATGAATTATGTGCCGAATTCTATAGACTGGCATCAGAATTTTATTGTCTTCTGGTTGATGGGCAGGTAGGAGAAAACATGGTCTGCAAAGCACTGATACTGACTATATCTGCAATTATAGCTTCAGAAAATCAGAAGAAGACAACATTGcctgaaagtgaagtgaaacaAGCTGTACAGCTTCTAGATAGAGCAGGGAAGGTAAGAATTCtctatttatattccttttTCATCATTTTGCACCTGTAACTTGATTTTTTCCAATTCATGTTTATATAATTTCTATGATTTTCATTACCTTTACTAGGGATAGCTTGAATTAGATATCGATATATGCTTCACATTAGTCCATGTCAAGGATCTGCTTCCTCCCTTTAATGGCATTGTTGTACTGAATGTACTGATGCAGATACTGAAGTCAACCTTACCAGGGAATCAACTTAGCGGTGATCCAGTTACCACCATTGAACCTGACCTATACTTCATCTACACCTTTTGTGCCTATGACATATATGGAAGGCTCAATGATTCAGGATTACAGCTACAACTTGTGAAGACTTTTGCTAGTTCCAAGGCCTGCAATCCCAAGTTCCTCCTTCAGATTGGCCTCACTGCTTCACAAGGTCCACAGTCCAATCATGAAGTAGCGACCTTTGCTCTAAATGAATGCCTCTCAGTTTTCCTCTCTTCCCCCTCTCCGGACTACCAAAATGTGGCTCTGATCGTCCGGAAGCTCATTGCTGTGACCAGCATTCACAAAGGTGATACAGATGATGATGCTGTGTATAACATGTACAAGCAAGCTTACAGAATTATGGTAGGACTGAAGGACAGTGAGTATCCGACTGAAGAAGGAAAATGGCTAGCGATGACTGCATGGAATAGGGCATCAGTGCCTGTGAGGCTTGGCCAGATTGATGCGGCAAGGAAATGGATGGATGTCGGTATGCAGCTAGCTAAGCATGTTAATGGAATGGATACTTATAGGGCGTGCATGGAGGATTTCATTACCAGCTTTGAGAAGAAATTTGGTGCCCCAAATGATGGCGTAAACAGACCTCAGCTAGTAGTCTAGTACTATAATTCGTGTTTATATAGTTAGGAAGACGGTGGATTTCTCGTATAGAAAACTATGGTTGCATTACAACAGAAGATGCTCATGGTTTGGAAACTCATGTCAAGTACTAGTGAACTCTAATGGTAGATATGTATCGTCACTAAACATTGTGCTTTAAttgctaatttttgtaaaaaaagaaaaaaaacagaagggAGAATGACAACGTAAAATCTTAACTACTTTAATTAGAGAATATGACTTACTCATAATCCTAGCGCATAACCACTGATTATAGAACATAGGTTCCTATCTAGAATCCGACCtcagagcatctccaatggagaTGTCTTTTGTCACATGGCAAGTCAAACAACTATTTTTGAGAGATTAGCTTTCTCCAACCTAAATTTGATCCCTCTATTTCTTAATATCAATTCACTGTtcaccaagaaaaaagaaaaattttctgAACAAAATTTTTGACATATTGGTTGGAGCTAAGATTAACCAATATCAAATTTAAATCAATAAGTCAATTTTGTTatgtcatatgtcaaatttaaatttgacacAAGCCAAAAGACATCTCCATTAAAGATGCTTTAATATCAATAAATATCTTAGAAATCTCGATACATTCTTACGACCAATCTCAAAACGAAACTTATCCCATTTTGCACCGTCAAAACTGACAATGATCTTACAACAAAATTGTAAGAATTTCTTTTACCTCATCCCCTAAAAATATATAAACGGGTTGGACCATCGTGGTGATGGGTAGTTTTTACAGTACTATCCCATACCCGACCATTCAATGACCATCGTTCGCCTTCTTGGGCTTATCCTCTCTCCCTTTCTCCCTCTCTCACTTTCCTGTACTCTCCCATGGAGTCTCTTTCCATGGTCCTCTCCTGTTCTTCTCCACCACTCCAAACCCacctcaaaacccagaaaccactcACTTCACTACCAATCTCTCTTCCCAAAACCTCCATTCTTACCTCCCAATCATTCAACTCCCACCACCCTCATTTTCCCTCCCTTAAAAACCTCTTTCAcaacaaacccaaaacccatcTCTCCTTTCTCCTCACTGAGCTCATCGCAACCACCGCCATTACTCTCCCTTCTTTTGCTTCCGAAGCCGCAGTTTCCGATCAAGTTTCAGACAAAATAAACTTGGAGTCAATCCTGGTCTCAATTGATGAGTTTTTCAGCAAGTACCCATATTTCGTTGCCGGTTGTACGTTCATTTGGTTGGTTGGTGTACCCATAGTTCAAGAGTACTTGAGAAAATATAAGTTCATCTCTGTTCTTAATGCATTCCGGAAACTCAAAGAGGACCCCACTGTTCAGCTATTGGATATTAGGGACGACAAGAGTTTGAAGTATTTGAAGTCTCCCAACTTGAAGATTGTGAATAAGGATACTGTGCAGGTTCAGTTTTCCGAGGATGATGCAGATGGGTTTGTAAAGAAGGTTTTGCAGAAGTTCGGAGACCCAGCGAACACTGTTGTCTGTGTTTTGGGAAAGTAAGTGTAAACATTTTGCTACTTCGTACTAAGTCGAGTTCATCTTGGCCAAGAAAGAAACAATTGATTAAGATATGTCTATGATGAATGTCTAAGAGTACCAAGCATTGATTTGCTCTGTTTCATTTAAATGTATTTGTAATCTCAGTATCAATTTCTCTTGTTGTAAGGTAGTTTTGATGATGTTTCCATCAAAGTGGCCGAGTTACTAGTGAAGAATGGTTTCAAAGAGACTTATGCAATCAAGGGAGGGGTTGGAGGCACGAAAGGGTGGTTGGTAAGTTACTTTCGAAATCTTGTCCTTGCTACATTTTCAGTGTTGTCTGCGATTACATAACTAAGGCTTTTGTCCTGGGAGAAACACTGGGTTCTACATCTCTTCTAATGCTTTTGCAAATCGAGAAGTATATGATTCCATTATTTGCTGGTTTATCAAAGCCTTAGTACATATATTGGTTGGATGTGTATCATTAGGATTGAGCCTTTTTGTGTAGAGATAGAACTCTATACTTCTATACTGAGGCACATTTTCCCCTTTCCTTAGTGGACCAGCAGCATACAAGTGCAAGCATTATACATATAGGCAGAATTTGAATGGTGTGACTTAATTCTTGTTGAACTTTGAGCTCTGCTAATCCCTATTTTCACTTCTAACTACCCAACTAAAGTAAGActgaaatgatatttttgaggtTTGTTAGGCTGTTTCAAGGAATATTCAGTAAGTGCATAGAAGATATCTGTGGCTGAAGGAGTTCAGCCATTGGAACTTTTTTGCTTAAGAGTGAACTCAGGTTTCTCTGTTTATtctatcttttttctttctcaggAATCACAGGAAACTCTTTTGCCACCTTCTATGCATATGTACCCCAAGAAGAAGGTTAAAACTGCAAAAGAAACTGGGATGAATGGTGGAGTTGTTCAGCAAAATGAAGATGGCAATAATGCTGCATCTTCTTCCGGAAATGTTCCCGTAGCAGAAAAGCAAAGGATCAACAACGGACACATAAGCAAGTCCACGAAGGCTGTGTCACCAGTGAAAGATGGCTTGAGATCCTCTTCTCCCTACCCAAATGTATGATTGCTACTCTCTCAGAACTCATTACTGCAAATTCTTTGATCTGTGAATGGTATATAATCACTGTTAATAATGATATCATCTCAAATTACTTGCATAGGCTAATTGCAAGGTTGCAATACTTTTAGGTTGTATGTGTCAACAGACTTGAGAGAAATTATTTTATGCTTGTTAAAGACAAGTAACTGCAAACCGTGTCTACCTTTCTGAAGCATGAGATATGAGTATCTCATGCTTTTCTGAAACAATATACACTGCagatgtgtttgtttgtttaattgttcTATTATTTGCTTTTGGATGCAGTACCCAGATTTGAAACCACCATCTTCCCCAACTCCATCGAAGCCCCGAAGTTGACGCTGTGAGTGGAATTGCTGAGAAGTGGCTGAAGCACATTCCTTACAATTTTGTACAATAACCAGCTCTATGTGTATTAGATTAAGCAGAGGGTATTGAGAAATGAGTGCTGTTGTATCTCTTTAGTGACAGCAAAGTGTTCGTCTATTGTACAATTCTCGTGACTAATGTAACCTGGTTATTCAAGCCAACACTTTTCCGGAGTACTAAACGAGGATCATTGCAGTGAATTTCGTCGCAAAACCATTCCAAGTTCCTTACCCTGTAATCCGGGACACCAGTTCTTTATTCTGAAGCAGCCTTATACAGTTTTACAATCCATATATACTGTAATAAACTTaaaggtttgaactttgaaattAGAATAGGCATCTCAGAACTCGTCACACGGGCAAAGCAAAAGAGGCAAGGATGACAATAAAAGCGACATGTCGTTCTTGGCACTCGACCTGATATAAATATTGAGACTTTGAAGACGGAGGCACGGAAAGATCGTTCCtttctttcaaatttcaattgaaTCAGAAGGAGCATGTAGTATCTCAATTTCAATCCCAGACCCGACCGGATTGtaaaataaaccctaaaagcCTTGACCCTCTACAATACGCACATCCAACCCAAAAACCCACTTGGCTCGAATTCAACAATGGAAGTTCTGTCATGGGATGGAACTCTCTCGTCACGTGACTTCCAGGCTGCAGCACGTGTTTTTGCAGAGAACTGGAAGCAATTCAACCCTGCCTTGCCTCCATGGACGTGGGTTCCTTGTCTTAAACAACCTTCTCGTCTCTCTCAAGAGCAGGGCTACTTGTCATTGGAGAAGATATGCCTTCTTGGATCAAACAAGGAAGATGAGCAGGAAGATGTAGATGAAGAAGAGCCTGAGCCTGTTGATAATGCCACGCTTGTGAGTTGTTTAACTGGTTTTGATCAATGTAGATTTTATCAGTCACTCTGTATTTATCATTTTGTTCTTTTCTATCTGCAAGATTGAGAGCGCTGGTCCTCAGGTGTGTTACTATGATTTCCATATAGTATACAGTGATTCTTATCGGGTTCCTGTCCTGTATTTTCGTGGGTACTACATTGGTAAGTTGATCTTTTTCTGGCAAATGTCACtaatttgttttgtaaattttgtACTACAAATCATGTAATACGTTGAACTTTGCGACTGATGTATAGATGGACAGCCTTTGGCTTGGGATGAGATTGAAAAAGACTTACCTGCATGCTCATCAAAGGTGTTGCTGGAATCGAAATGGACATTCATTACTCAGGAGGTACATTTTTATCTCTGTTCTTGCTCAACTTGTTTCTGCAGTCAAATTTACGTGTTCAAGATTCATAATTGACGAAAGATCTTGATTTGGAGGTTCGAATGTTTAATCGAATATCTGGATATGGTAACTGCAGGAGCATCCGCACTTGAATAGGCCATGGTACAAGCTGCATCCATGTGGGACTAGTGAGTGGATGAAGCTGCTTTTTCTTGGTGATGAATCCCTGGCTACGAATGGAGTAGCGGTTGAGCAATATTTGGTGTCATGGCTCTCAGTTGTTGGTCAAGTAGTTGGTCTTAGAATCCCTTTTGACATGTTGAATCACCATAAAAGTTGTAATTGATATATTCTATGAATAAGAGTAGATGGTTAAAGACCATCTCCTCAAATCACAATCTTTAAAGGGAAAGCATATATTTTACTACCAAAAATGAGAACTCTTTGATGCACTCAGCCATACAGTTTTACAGAGGGCTTTTAAAATAAGCCAATTCATGAATTGCAAGTCACATCTGGAGCCGGGATATATGAGTGACGATATTGTTTCCGCATCCTCAGTTTCATGGCACTCTTTAGTTGCAGGATCATAATCAGGGCCAATTAACAGATTGTGTTATGCAGAAGTACATTCTAAGTTCTCCGCACTTTTCTCAGCTGTTCGAGTAAAGTGAACTAGAAATTCTATATTGCCCTCAGCACCCTTGAGAGGAGACTCTATCCATCCTTTGCTGTTAAATCCAAAATTCTCAACACCTTTGATGATCCTCTCAAGAACCTAAACAAAGTTAATCAGTATCAGGCCATATTTCATAATTTCATTACACGTGCCCAGcaaataatgaaaaaaagaaagaagaagagttaTTCACTTAATCACTATCATGCAGTATTCCATTCATGTGTTTTCAACTAATAATTTTGTAGCATTATCATGAAGCTGTTAAACTTACAATTGGTGAAGCAGCCAGAAACCAGGAGGCATGTATTAGGTATAAATAATAAATTAGGGCTAAATAACAGTTGATGGAAAATCTTAACAAAAGGATGAATATAAAATACTGTTCTCTTTTACATATTAGGCTGAGACGGAAAGAAATCAATAACGAGAAAAAACGCTTACTTCTTGATGAACTAATGGATCTCTTACAATGCCACCACTCCCTACCTGCAAAGAAAATAAACTTCCTGAGTATACAATGAGTGAACTTTTTTagccaatatttttttttttttttttatcacgaTGAGGTTGAACTTGAAACTTTTTAGAGCATTCTGAGTTCTCCCTCAAAAATAGTGAAAGCCAAATTGAACCTTGGACAGAAAAACGAATTCACCAAATATCTGCAAATTATATAGAATTTGGTCCATGACTAGGCAGAATAAGGATCAGGGAAACTGATAGATGTAGACCTACTCCTAAGCTCTACACCTCTACACACGACTTTGCATAAAGAGCAGAAATTGCTTTATCAAAGCTAGCATCTTATACAGAACGGTCACATGCAAAGGAATTAATCATTATCTGGAACCATCCAGAAGTAATGGTAAATACGTACCTAATTCTCGGTAAATAAGGGATcctcaacaacaaaaaaagcaGTTAAACCATTGATGTTGTAGGTTTCTAGCCCTGAGAACTAAGGTAAATTTTTTCCTATATTGATATCTCCTCTATACATCCTATGTTTCTAGTCAACAATGTACTGGGCAAAAACTAACCTGAAGCTACAAAAGGTAACTAGAAGTTGATATAAGAAGATTCTCTTACTTGTGATCTGCGAGCTTCAAACTGAGGTTTAACCAGGGTGACTAATGTTGCCTCTTCTTTCATCACATTGACTACAGCGGGCATGACCTGCTTGCAAATGAAAGGAATCCATAACCCAAGTAAGACTCATATGCATATTAGAGATAAAGGATAACTATCATTCACAGATAAGATAGCTTTTCTTTGGATTTAGGAAAGCATAAAATCCTTGAAATCACAcctcaaagaaaatgaaaagggaTTAACATATTTACTAGCACTTAACAGCTTACCAATAGAATAGAGATGAATGACAGATCCAAAGTCACCAAATCTACTTTTTGCGGGAGTCCAGGAAGGTGTCTTAAATTTGTCCGTTCTATCACACTCACACGTTCATCAGTTCGAATTTTTTCCGCTACCTAATGAAGCCAGCAACCATAAGCAATAGAGAAATAACAATGAAAAAGACGAGAATAGAAAGCTAATGAGGGAATGCCATGTTAACTGTATGTTATGTACTTAGGAAACTGAAAAGTAAAGAATAAATCCTCTGCTGATAGACGTACTCCCCTATAGGAAACACATGTTACTACCAAATAGGGGTGTTACCTGTCCATATCCTACATCGACTCCATAAACAAATGATGCACCATACTGAAGTAAACAGTCGGTAAATCCACCGGTTGACAACCCTGAATCAAGAGCTACTTTGCCAGAAACATCAATACCTAGCTGTTCAATTGCAGCTTCTAACTTGTGTCCTGCTCTGGATATACAAAACATAAGAACAGATTAGCATTACAGGTCTCACCAAAGTTCGAGCAAAAAATGATTCTCGTGTAATGAAGTGTAGATTGGTTTGTTAAAGTGAAGTAATCACCTACATACATATTTGGGGACTTCAGCCATAATCTTTACAACAGATTTATCAGAGACTGGAGTACCGGCTTTGTTGACCACCTTCCCATCCACCAATACTTTCCCTACACCACCAAACATGAACAACTAAGTTAACTCCTATCACTGGTCTACATTATATAATAGCTTTTGTGCAAGATAATGTATTGAAGTATCACATTTGATGTAAGGTTTTGTAATTCAATTGTAAAGCTCACCTTGTAAGATCCATGACTGTACGTAGGTTCGGCTATATTGTTCATACCTTTCAAGGCACACTTCATCCAGTCTCTTCTTCC
Coding sequences:
- the LOC112169932 gene encoding TPR repeat-containing protein ZIP4; the protein is MRIAEISTPELRQSHNDSPSQSQPHQHQHLISQIESSIKQTENLSPENLLPDTVSGDLRRALTQLSHHAPFPNSLKLVIWKLSYRLWNACVDLSNTTSLRSLPSSKAEEHAKLRHIAADLLCVAGEVSGVPSPAIKSASFYHKTGVKWHELRKFDLASSCFEKATDLLSKIEISTVSDSEEKKLFLDLSIARSRTAWEVSDRKLAVALLNRAKNLLFGSPDHYKTLANQYSMFGKSALSNSESISLNEALKLMNEALELYENGLRAARTRDETVDLKTLRSKTLRFISAVHLQMNEFESVIKCVRVLREGDAGDQHPSLPVMAMKAWLGLGKYGEAEKELRGMVVNEGIPEGAWVSAVEAYFESAGTAGAETAKGVFLGLLGRCHVSASAAVRVSHRVLGESCSEGSKVRARVVSELVSDDRVVAIFSGEAAAKQRTAMHSVLWNCAADHFRLKDYVTSADLFEKAMLYIPFDIENRILRAKGFRVLCLCHLGLSHLDQAQEYINEAEKLEPNIASAFLKYKIYLQKKDQDGAITQIQAMTTCLDFMPDFLSLAAHEAVACRALSIAVAALSSLLNFYAPGKSMPTSEVVVLRTLVTILTQEPGNELEALKFVKRVHNRASELGPNCFFGTGEVGKRERNWFAVTSWNLGTKTGTEKKYELCAEFYRLASEFYCLLVDGQVGENMVCKALILTISAIIASENQKKTTLPESEVKQAVQLLDRAGKILKSTLPGNQLSGDPVTTIEPDLYFIYTFCAYDIYGRLNDSGLQLQLVKTFASSKACNPKFLLQIGLTASQGPQSNHEVATFALNECLSVFLSSPSPDYQNVALIVRKLIAVTSIHKGDTDDDAVYNMYKQAYRIMVGLKDSEYPTEEGKWLAMTAWNRASVPVRLGQIDAARKWMDVGMQLAKHVNGMDTYRACMEDFITSFEKKFGAPNDGVNRPQLVV
- the LOC112172861 gene encoding rhodanese-like domain-containing protein 4A, chloroplastic yields the protein MESLSMVLSCSSPPLQTHLKTQKPLTSLPISLPKTSILTSQSFNSHHPHFPSLKNLFHNKPKTHLSFLLTELIATTAITLPSFASEAAVSDQVSDKINLESILVSIDEFFSKYPYFVAGCTFIWLVGVPIVQEYLRKYKFISVLNAFRKLKEDPTVQLLDIRDDKSLKYLKSPNLKIVNKDTVQVQFSEDDADGFVKKVLQKFGDPANTVVCVLGNFDDVSIKVAELLVKNGFKETYAIKGGVGGTKGWLESQETLLPPSMHMYPKKKVKTAKETGMNGGVVQQNEDGNNAASSSGNVPVAEKQRINNGHISKSTKAVSPVKDGLRSSSPYPNYPDLKPPSSPTPSKPRS
- the LOC112172863 gene encoding ubiquitin-like-conjugating enzyme ATG10 — its product is MEVLSWDGTLSSRDFQAAARVFAENWKQFNPALPPWTWVPCLKQPSRLSQEQGYLSLEKICLLGSNKEDEQEDVDEEEPEPVDNATLIESAGPQVCYYDFHIVYSDSYRVPVLYFRGYYIDGQPLAWDEIEKDLPACSSKVLLESKWTFITQEEHPHLNRPWYKLHPCGTSEWMKLLFLGDESLATNGVAVEQYLVSWLSVVGQVVGLRIPFDMLNHHKSCN
- the LOC112172862 gene encoding hemolysin A → MAFQVLKFPRHIISRRFSRTSGFYFLSEFNSHMLPARWVGVPMHGPCRSFAAVKLSKDQTPKKKKRLDEVCLERYEQYSRTYVQSWILQGKVLVDGKVVNKAGTPVSDKSVVKIMAEVPKYVCRAGHKLEAAIEQLGIDVSGKVALDSGLSTGGFTDCLLQYGASFVYGVDVGYGQVAEKIRTDERVSVIERTNLRHLPGLPQKVDLVTLDLSFISILLVMPAVVNVMKEEATLVTLVKPQFEARRSQVGSGGIVRDPLVHQEVLERIIKGVENFGFNSKGWIESPLKGAEGNIEFLVHFTRTAEKSAENLECTSA